Within Candidatus Auribacterota bacterium, the genomic segment GGAGGCACACGCCGTTTTTCAACGGGTACCGGCCGCAATTTTATTTTCGGACGACGGACGTGACGGGTGTGATGAAGCTGCCGGCGGGAGTGGAGATGGTGATGCCGGGCGACAACGTGGGGGTGGAGTGCGAGCTGATCATGCCGATTGCGATGGAGAAGGGGTTGCGGTTTGCGGTGCGCGAGGGCGGGCGCACGGTGGGTGCGGGAAGGGTGTCGGAGATCGTTAAATAATGCTGCATATCGTCATGCGTCGTTCGTATTTCGTATCTCGTATATCGCAACGAAGAACGATGGACGAATGGCGAAGTGCGAATGACGAACGACGAAATACGAAATACGAGATACGAACGACGAAGGACGGAATAAATGGCAAAGCAGAGGATCAGGATCAGGCTCAAGGCGTACGACCACCGGGTGCTCGATCAGTCAACCGAGGAGATCGTTGAGACCGCGAAGAGGACGGGGGCCAAGATATGCGGCCCTATTCCGCTCCCGACGGAGATCGAGCGCTACACGGTATTGCGGTCGCCCCACGTGGACAAGAAATCGCGGGAGCAGTTTGAGATCCGCACGCACAAGAGGCTCCTGGATATTCTTGACCCGACGGCAAAAACCGTGGATGAGCTGAAGAAGCTCAACCTGCCTGCGGGCGTGGATATCAAGATAAAGCTCTAGTGGCAGCTCCGGGGGATCTGGGGCGCACATAGGGGGATCATGGGTACACTGAAGGTGGTCAACGACAGCGGTGCGGTCGTGGGCGAGGTTGAGGTTTCAGAGAAGCTGGCGCAGGTTCGTGTCAACCCCCAGCTCCTCCACGACGTGATCGTCGGCTATCAGCGAAATCGGCGCCGGGGAACCGCCTCGACGCTCACCAGGGGTGAGGTGCGCGCCTCCGGCAAGAAGCCATGGCGGCAGAAGGGGACCGGCAGGGCGCGGGCGGGTTCCGTTGCGTCGCCCATCTGGCGCGGCGGGGGAGTCACCTTCGGTCCGCAGCCGCGGGATTTCAGGCGGCTGATACCCCGCGGCCTAAGGGAGCGGGCGCTTGAGGCCGTGTTCGCGGATAAGCTGCGGGAGGGACAGGTGGTGGTGGTGGAGCGCATTCCCGACACGGGGGGGAAGACGAAGAAGATGGCGCGCTGGCTCACGCAGATTGACGCGCAGAGGAAACCGCTCATTGTCCTTGGTGAGCCCGGCGTGGATGTGGTGCGTGCCGCGCGGAATATCGCGGGCGCCGCGGTGGCGCGGGTGGAGTCGCTGAGTGCCTGGGTGCTGATGGCCCATGGCAAGCTCGTCGTGGCAAAAGACGTATTCAACAAACTGCAGGAGCGGCTGGGATGAGGCAGCGGTATAGTGTGATCAGGGGGCCGGTGATTACCGAAAAGGCC encodes:
- the tuf gene encoding elongation factor Tu (EF-Tu; promotes GTP-dependent binding of aminoacyl-tRNA to the A-site of ribosomes during protein biosynthesis; when the tRNA anticodon matches the mRNA codon, GTP hydrolysis results; the inactive EF-Tu-GDP leaves the ribosome and release of GDP is promoted by elongation factor Ts; many prokaryotes have two copies of the gene encoding EF-Tu), which translates into the protein RHTPFFNGYRPQFYFRTTDVTGVMKLPAGVEMVMPGDNVGVECELIMPIAMEKGLRFAVREGGRTVGAGRVSEIVK
- the rpsJ gene encoding 30S ribosomal protein S10 — protein: MAKQRIRIRLKAYDHRVLDQSTEEIVETAKRTGAKICGPIPLPTEIERYTVLRSPHVDKKSREQFEIRTHKRLLDILDPTAKTVDELKKLNLPAGVDIKIKL
- the rplD gene encoding 50S ribosomal protein L4; this encodes MGTLKVVNDSGAVVGEVEVSEKLAQVRVNPQLLHDVIVGYQRNRRRGTASTLTRGEVRASGKKPWRQKGTGRARAGSVASPIWRGGGVTFGPQPRDFRRLIPRGLRERALEAVFADKLREGQVVVVERIPDTGGKTKKMARWLTQIDAQRKPLIVLGEPGVDVVRAARNIAGAAVARVESLSAWVLMAHGKLVVAKDVFNKLQERLG